The Mercurialis annua linkage group LG2, ddMerAnnu1.2, whole genome shotgun sequence genome contains a region encoding:
- the LOC126667152 gene encoding WAT1-related protein At4g30420-like isoform X2, producing the protein MGGFDGNNYKPVTGLIGLQLMNAGIAIFIRAALLQGLSSMVFVVYRHAIAAFILAPLSYLSTRRNSCRFPLKLKSFSWIFLASLGLTANQTLYFEGLYLSSSTVGSAMNNLIPAITFVMATILGMEKLKVGSLRSLAKIIGTIFCVSGAITMAFLKGNQTLNTELQQPKLFISLQVDDYWLLGCIFLFASSCFYSLWIILQVPISASCPDYLYSSAWMSILATIESAAITLLVTKDYAAWNLTSYLQIGSCLYGGIVQALAFYIQAWCISQRGPLFTAMFNPLSTVIVTVIAAIFLHEETYLGSLIGAFAVIIGLYMVLWGKADDLQESKNNMHLELQNDDLSIVKLL; encoded by the exons ATGGGCGGGTTTGATGGAAACAATTACAAACCCGTAACGGGTTTAATCGGATTACAGTTGATGAATGCAGGGATCGCCATCTTCATCAGAGCTGCTCTCTTACAAGGATTGAGCTCCATGGTCTTCGTTGTCTACCGCCACGCCATTGCAGCTTTCATTTTAGCTCCGCTTTCTTACCTGTCAACTAG GAGAAATTCTTGCAGGTTTCCCTTGAAATTGAAGAGCTTTTCATGGATTTTTCTTGCTTCTCTTGG GCTAACTGCCAATCAGACTCTCTATTTTGAAGGACTATACTTGTCGTCTTCAACGGTAGGAAGTGCAATGAATAATCTCATCCCTGCGATCACATTTGTTATGGCTACCATTTTGGG GATGGAAAAACTAAAAGTTGGAAGCTTGAGAAGCCTGGCCAAGATTATTGGTACAATTTTCTGTGTAAGCGGAGCCATTACCATGGCATTTCTCAAAGGTAACCAGACGCTAAACACAGAATTGCAACAGCCAAAACTTTTCATCAGTCTTCAAGTTGACGATTATTGGTTATTGGGATGCATATTTCTTTTTGCAAGCAGTTGCTTCTATTCACTTTGGATCATTTTGCAG GTTCCTATTTCGGCAAGTTGTCCCGATTACTTGTACTCATCTGCTTGGATGAGTATATTGGCTACAATTGAGTCAGCAGCAATTACGCTTCTTGTAACTAAAGATTACGCAGCTTGGAATTTGACTTCTTATCTTCAAATTGGTTCTTGCTTATACGGG GGAATTGTGCAAGCTCTGGCCTTCTATATTCAAGCATGGTGCATTTCACAAAGAGGCCCTCTCTTTACTGCAATGTTCAATCCTTTATCCACAGTAATAGTGACTGTTATAGCTGCTATTTTTCTACATGAAGAGACTTACCTTGGGAG CTTGATTGGTGCTTTTGCTGTGATTATTGGTCTGTATATGGTGCTATGGGGTAAAGCCGACGACCTGCAAGAAAGTAAAAACAATATGCACTTGGAACTGCAGAATGACGATTTAAGCATT GTAAAACTATTGTGA
- the LOC126667152 gene encoding WAT1-related protein At4g28040-like isoform X1 codes for MGGFDGNNYKPVTGLIGLQLMNAGIAIFIRAALLQGLSSMVFVVYRHAIAAFILAPLSYLSTRRNSCRFPLKLKSFSWIFLASLGLTANQTLYFEGLYLSSSTVGSAMNNLIPAITFVMATILGMEKLKVGSLRSLAKIIGTIFCVSGAITMAFLKGNQTLNTELQQPKLFISLQVDDYWLLGCIFLFASSCFYSLWIILQVPISASCPDYLYSSAWMSILATIESAAITLLVTKDYAAWNLTSYLQIGSCLYGGIVQALAFYIQAWCISQRGPLFTAMFNPLSTVIVTVIAAIFLHEETYLGSLIGAFAVIIGLYMVLWGKADDLQESKNNMHLELQNDDLSIVRLLVDESIEKNNSTIGLEEPLIPHKSANVAE; via the exons ATGGGCGGGTTTGATGGAAACAATTACAAACCCGTAACGGGTTTAATCGGATTACAGTTGATGAATGCAGGGATCGCCATCTTCATCAGAGCTGCTCTCTTACAAGGATTGAGCTCCATGGTCTTCGTTGTCTACCGCCACGCCATTGCAGCTTTCATTTTAGCTCCGCTTTCTTACCTGTCAACTAG GAGAAATTCTTGCAGGTTTCCCTTGAAATTGAAGAGCTTTTCATGGATTTTTCTTGCTTCTCTTGG GCTAACTGCCAATCAGACTCTCTATTTTGAAGGACTATACTTGTCGTCTTCAACGGTAGGAAGTGCAATGAATAATCTCATCCCTGCGATCACATTTGTTATGGCTACCATTTTGGG GATGGAAAAACTAAAAGTTGGAAGCTTGAGAAGCCTGGCCAAGATTATTGGTACAATTTTCTGTGTAAGCGGAGCCATTACCATGGCATTTCTCAAAGGTAACCAGACGCTAAACACAGAATTGCAACAGCCAAAACTTTTCATCAGTCTTCAAGTTGACGATTATTGGTTATTGGGATGCATATTTCTTTTTGCAAGCAGTTGCTTCTATTCACTTTGGATCATTTTGCAG GTTCCTATTTCGGCAAGTTGTCCCGATTACTTGTACTCATCTGCTTGGATGAGTATATTGGCTACAATTGAGTCAGCAGCAATTACGCTTCTTGTAACTAAAGATTACGCAGCTTGGAATTTGACTTCTTATCTTCAAATTGGTTCTTGCTTATACGGG GGAATTGTGCAAGCTCTGGCCTTCTATATTCAAGCATGGTGCATTTCACAAAGAGGCCCTCTCTTTACTGCAATGTTCAATCCTTTATCCACAGTAATAGTGACTGTTATAGCTGCTATTTTTCTACATGAAGAGACTTACCTTGGGAG CTTGATTGGTGCTTTTGCTGTGATTATTGGTCTGTATATGGTGCTATGGGGTAAAGCCGACGACCTGCAAGAAAGTAAAAACAATATGCACTTGGAACTGCAGAATGACGATTTAAGCATTGTACGACTATTAGTAGATGAATCTATAGAGAAGAATAATTCTACAATCGGTTTGGAAGAGCCACTTATTCCTCACAAATCTGCTAATGTTGCGGAATGA
- the LOC126667155 gene encoding WAT1-related protein At4g28040-like encodes MDMVEAYKPAITMIFLQFVYAALNLFGKVVFLQGMSPRVLVVYKHAIATLTMASLSFLSTRGNSAKPTLGLKGFAWTFLASLIGITLYQNAYFEGLNLASPTAASAIPNIIPAITFLFSAILRLEKVDIRSLRSIAKIGGTILCISGAICMALLKGPKLLNSELVLSRSEGGNWVLGCLLLTGACCLWPLWLIIQVPVSVNCPDHLYSTAWMCFFGTIECAVFALVVEKDAAVWKLKSYLEMGFCLLGGTVVALSLFLQTWCISKRGPLFTAMFNPLCTVIVVISAAIFLHEETYLGSLLGALVVIIGLYIVLWAKAEEAEEIRKPKDESRIVQVIVDHSLRKAELEEPLLS; translated from the exons ATGGACATGGTAGAAGCATACAAGCCAGCAATTACTATGATTTTCTTACAATTCGTATACGCAGCTCTGAATCTGTTCGGTAAAGTAGTGTTCTTACAAGGAATGAGTCCAAGGGTGTTGGTCGTTTACAAGCATGCAATTGCAACTTTGACCATGGCTTCCCTGTCATTTCTTTCAACAAGGGGCAATTCTGCTAAGCCTACCCTCGGATTAAAGGGATTTGCCTGGACTTTTCTTGCCTCTCTTATTGG GATAACTCTGTACCAAAATGCGTATTTTGAAGGACTAAATCTGGCCTCTCCTACTGCAGCCAGTGCAATTCCTAATATAATCCCTGCCATCACATTCCTATTCTCAGCCATACTAAG GTTGGAGAAGGTAGATATAAGAAGTTTGAGAAGTATAGCCAAGATTGGTGGTACCATCTTGTGTATAAGTGGAGCCATTTGCATGGCTTTACTCAAAGGTCCGAAACTGTTAAACTCGGAACTAGTCTTATCGCGTTCTGAGGGCGGAAATTGGGTGTTGGGATGTCTACTTCTCACCGGAGCTTGTTGTTTGTGGCCACTTTGGCTTATTATTCAA GTGCCGGTTTCAGTAAACTGTCCTGATCACTTGTATTCAACTGCCTGGATGTGTTTTTTCGGTACAATAGAGTGTGCAGTATTTGCTCTGGTAGTAGAGAAAGATGCTGCAGTTTGGAAATTGAAATCATATCTTGAAATGGGCTTTTGTTTGTTAGGG GGAACAGTAGTGGCGTTGTCATTGTTTCTTCAAACATGGTGCATTTCTAAAAGAGGTCCACTCTTTACTGCAATGTTCAATCCTTTGTGCACTGTTATAGTAGTCATCTCAGCTGCTATATTTCTTCACGAGGAGACGTATTTGGGGAG CTTGCTTGGTGCTTTAGTTGTCATAATTGGTCTTTACATTGTGCTATGGGCTAAAGCCGAAGAGGCCGAAGAAATTCGGAAACCAAAAGATGAGTCCAGAATTGTACAAGTGATCGTCGATCACTCTCTACGTAAAGCTGAATTGGAAGAACCACTCCTTTCCTAG
- the LOC126667156 gene encoding WAT1-related protein At4g30420-like: protein MDVVEANKPVITMIFLQFVYAALNFFSEVVFLQGMSPRVFIVYRHGIGTLIMASLSFLSTRRTSGKVHSLDLKGFAWIFLASLFGIALYQNAYFEGLNMASATAASAIINLTPAITFLLSAILRLEKINMKSLRSIAKISGTILCICGAICMALLKGPKLLNSESGGDNWVLGCLLLVGGACFWSFWLIIQVPISVSCPDHLYSSTWTCFLGTIECAVVTLFVEKDSAVWKLNSYLEMGFCLFGGTVVAVSYFLQAWCISKRGPLFCAMFDPVCTIIVMISAAIFLHEETYLGSLIGAFVVIIGLYVVLWAKAEDAEEMPKPYDESRIVQVIVDHSLRNKNQKAGLQEPLLS, encoded by the exons ATGGATGTGGTAGAAGCAAACAAGCCAGTGATTACAATGATTTTCTTACAATTTGTATATGCAGCGCTCAATTTCTTTAGTGAAGTAGTCTTCTTACAAGGAATGAGTCCAAGGGTGTTTATTGTTTACAGACATGGAATTGGAACTCTCATCATGGCTTCTCTATCATTTCTTTCAACAAG GAGAACTTCTGGTAAAGTACATTCTTTGGATTTAAAGGGATTTGCTTGGATTTTTCTTGCCTCGCTTTTCGG GATAGCTCTGtatcaaaatgcatattttGAAGGACTAAATATGGCCTCTGCCACTGCAGCTAGTGCAATTATCAATCTAACCCCTGCCATCACATTTCTATTATCAGCCATATTAAG GTTGgagaaaataaatatgaaaagcTTGAGAAGTATAGCAAAAATTAGTGGTACAATTTTATGTATATGTGGAGCCATCTGCATGGCATTACTCAAAGGCCCTAAACTGCTAAATTCAGAATCTGGAGGTGATAATTGGGTGTTGGGATGTCTACTTCTCGTTGGAGGCGCTTGTTTCTGGTCGTTTTGGCTTATTATTCAg GTCCCAATCTCAGTAAGCTGCCCGGATCACTTGTATTCGTCTACATGGACGTGTTTTTTGGGCACGATAGAATGTGCAGTAGTTACTCTTTTTGTAGAGAAAGATTCTGCAGTTTGGAAATTGAACTCATATCTTGAAATGGGTTTTTGTTTGTTTGGG GGAACAGTAGTAGCGGTGTCGTACTTTCTTCAAGCATGGTGCATTTCTAAAAGAGGTCCACTCTTTTGTGCAATGTTTGATCCTGTGTGCACTATCATAGTAATGATCTCAGCTGCTATATTTCTTCATGAGGAGACATATTTGGGCAG CTTGATTGGTGCTTTTGTTGTGATAATTGGTCTATATGTTGTGCTATGGGCTAAAGCCGAAGACGCTGAGGAAATGCCGAAACCGTATGATGAGTCGAGAATAGTACAAGTAATTGTCGATCATTCTCTACGAAACAAGAATCAAAAAGCCGGATTGCAAGAACCGCTCCTTTCATAG
- the LOC126667153 gene encoding WAT1-related protein At4g28040-like yields the protein MDALETYKPAITMIFLQFVYAALNLFSKAVFLQGMSPRVFVVYRHGIGTLIMASLSFLDRRRSSCKPSLGLNGFAWIFLASLFGIVLYQNAYFEGLNMASSTAASAIPNITPAITFLLSAMLRLEKVNIRSLRSIAKISGTILCICGAICMALLRGPKLLNSESGGDNWLLGCLLLIGGACFWSLWLVIQVSVSASCPDPLYSSAWLGFLGTIECAAVTVCVEKDAAVWKLNSYLEMGFCLFGGTAVAISFFLQTWCISKRGPLYSAMFNPLCTVIVVISAAIFLHEQTYLGSLVGALVVIIGLYIVLWGRSKDSEEIPKNKHLKQQIDESTIVQVIVDDSLHRKNQKAELHESLLSQNLAGIDQE from the exons ATGGATGCTCTAGAAACATACAAGCCAGCAATAACTATGATATTCTTACAATTTGTATATGCAGCTCTCAATCTGTTTAGTAAAGCAGTGTTCTTACAAGGAATGAGTCCTAGGGTTTTCGTTGTTTACAGGCATGGGATTGGAACTTTGATCATGGCTTCTCTATCATTTCTTGATAGAAG GAGAAGTTCTTGCAAGCCTTCTTTGGGATTAAACGGATTTGCTTGGATTTTTCTTGCCTCGCTTTTCGG GATAGTTCTGTACCAAAATGCGTACTTTGAAGGACTAAATATGGCATCTTCTACTGCAGCTAGTGCAATTCCTAATATAACTCCGGCCATCACATTTCTATTGTCAGCCATGTTAAG GTTGGAGAAAGTAAATATAAGAAGTTTGAGAAGTATAGCAAAAATTAGTGGTACAATTTTATGTATATGTGGAGCCATCTGCATGGCACTACTCAGAGGCCCTAAACTGCTAAATTCAGAATCTGGAGGTGATAACTGGCTCTTGGGATGTTTACTTCTCATCGGAGGCGCTTGTTTCTGGTCGCTTTGGCTTGTAATTcaa GTATCAGTTTCAGCAAGTTGTCCTGATCCTCTGTATTCATCTGCTTGGTTGGGTTTTTTGGGTACAATAGAATGTGCAGCGGTTACTGTTTGTGTAGAAAAAGATGCTGCAGTTTGGAAATTGAATTCATATCTTGAAATGGGATTTTGTTTATTTGGG GGAACAGCAGTTGCTATATCATTCTTTCTCCAGACATGGTGCATTTCTAAAAGAGGTCCTCTCTATTCTGCAATGTTCAATCCTTTGTGCACTGTTATAGTAGTCATCTCAGCTGCTATATTTCTTCATGAGCAGACGTATTTGGGGAG CCTCGTTGGTGCTTTAGTTGTGATAATTGGTCTATATATTGTTCTATGGGGTAGATCCAAAGACTCCGAGGAAATTCCGAAGAATAAGCATTTGAAGCAGCAAATTGATGAGTCAACAATTGTACAAGTGATCGTTGATGATTCTCTACACAGGAAAAATCAAAAAGCTGAATTGCATGAATCACTTCTTTCACAGAATCTGGCTGGTATTGATCAAGAATAA